A genome region from Desulfovibrio sp. X2 includes the following:
- a CDS encoding type II toxin-antitoxin system HicA family toxin, whose amino-acid sequence MDSKTVIRKLEEDGWFHCGTRGDHWYFKHPTKPGKVTVQHPVKDLWIKNVKSIEKQSGVKLR is encoded by the coding sequence GTGGATAGCAAGACGGTCATACGGAAGCTCGAAGAGGACGGTTGGTTCCACTGCGGCACGCGCGGCGACCACTGGTACTTCAAGCACCCGACGAAGCCCGGCAAGGTCACTGTTCAGCACCCGGTCAAAGACCTCTGGATCAAGAACGTCAAGAGCATCGAGAAGCAGTCCGGGGTGAAGCTGCGCTAG
- a CDS encoding phage portal protein encodes MSTIHAFTFGDPEPVLAGQIMDNLGVWLLDNGRYYQTPVPLRGLARLLRANAYHGPILEFKVNMVMRGFQTSPALTRRAMHAAVTDYAVFANAYFQKVHNFYGEVIGLRHLPAINMRRMSEADRYCLLSSTGQVVPFEPGEVVHLKNYDVSQEVYGLPAYLGAVQSMLLNEDATLFRRRYYLNGAHMGYIFYASAAGLAQEDSDRIRTAIQGAKGIGNFRNMYLHIPNGREKDVQILPVGDFSTKDDLEKIKNISRDDIIAAHRIPPAMASIIPTNTAGFGDITKTDAIYAKNEVQPVREILLEVNDHLPPGFRVGFAQEDAAQAGN; translated from the coding sequence ATGAGCACGATTCATGCCTTCACGTTCGGCGACCCTGAGCCGGTCCTGGCCGGGCAGATCATGGACAATCTCGGCGTCTGGCTGCTGGACAACGGGCGCTACTACCAGACGCCGGTGCCCCTGCGCGGCCTGGCGCGCCTGCTGCGCGCCAACGCCTACCACGGCCCGATCCTGGAGTTCAAAGTCAACATGGTCATGCGCGGCTTTCAGACCTCGCCCGCGCTCACTCGCCGCGCCATGCACGCGGCGGTCACGGACTACGCCGTGTTCGCCAACGCCTACTTCCAGAAGGTGCACAACTTCTACGGCGAGGTCATCGGCCTGCGGCACCTTCCGGCCATCAACATGCGCCGCATGTCCGAGGCCGACCGCTACTGCCTGCTTTCGAGCACCGGCCAGGTCGTGCCCTTCGAGCCCGGCGAGGTGGTCCACCTGAAGAACTACGACGTGTCCCAGGAGGTCTACGGCCTGCCAGCCTACCTGGGCGCGGTCCAGTCCATGCTGCTGAACGAGGACGCTACGCTGTTCAGGCGGCGCTACTACCTGAACGGCGCGCACATGGGCTACATCTTCTACGCCTCTGCCGCGGGCCTTGCGCAGGAAGACAGCGACCGCATCAGGACCGCCATCCAGGGGGCCAAGGGCATCGGCAACTTCCGGAACATGTACCTGCACATCCCGAACGGCCGGGAGAAGGACGTGCAGATCCTGCCCGTGGGCGACTTCTCGACGAAGGACGACCTGGAGAAGATCAAGAACATCAGCCGCGACGACATCATCGCGGCCCACCGCATCCCCCCGGCCATGGCCAGCATCATCCCCACCAACACGGCCGGATTCGGCGACATCACCAAGACGGACGCGATCTACGCCAAGAACGAGGTCCAGCCCGTGCGCGAGATCCTGCTCGAGGTGAACGACCACCTGCCGCCCGGGTTCCGGGTCGGCTTCGCCCAGGAGGACGCCGCGCAGGCTGGAAACTGA
- a CDS encoding terminase family protein: MESCENQGSARARQYPEEIRTAARGLYLRRYTVAEISDALNVPRRTVYHWAASGEWDAMLTHESAEDAVARRLALLVEREPKTAQDLKELDLLVGSLERMQALRARELTLARKEPSGGEAGAHPDGEARSRGEQSGDGPRKQRAKKIKNDVSRITPAMFQEKFHTRFFDFQRGWRVAKAQRNRFILKSRQIGATWYFSQESFEDACLAGDNQIFLSATRAQSRVFRNYIVQLVGEAFDITLTGDPLVLHTANGPAELHFLSNNSKSAQSYHGHVYIDEAFWIMRFRELFKVATGMAAHKKWRRTLFSTPSAVTHEAYALWSGADYQKRFARPKPWPDAAAHRQGVLCPDTWWRQIVTLADAEKGGCDLFDAKQLRLEYTPEEFRQLFGCEFIDDTMAVFSLPLLEGCMADPADWDDVRPGDAHPVGNRPVWGGYDPSRTRDDASFTVALPPLKSGGKVRVIERHKWVGKSYLWQTERIRELCAKYRFAHLGIDTTGPGIGVYEQVKTFCPLAMPIVYSVQTKAALVLKALEVMEQGRLEWDAAETGIAHAFMCVRRVVTGNGQVTYAANRTAETGHADEAWSIMHALAAEPLARMTGTSGCTVAIGG, encoded by the coding sequence ATGGAGAGCTGCGAGAACCAGGGCTCGGCGCGCGCGCGCCAGTACCCGGAGGAGATCAGGACGGCGGCCCGGGGCCTGTACCTGCGGCGCTACACCGTGGCCGAGATCTCCGACGCCCTGAACGTGCCCCGGCGCACGGTCTACCATTGGGCCGCGTCCGGCGAGTGGGACGCCATGCTGACCCACGAGTCGGCCGAGGATGCCGTGGCGCGCCGCCTGGCCCTGCTGGTCGAGCGCGAGCCGAAGACGGCGCAGGACCTGAAGGAGCTGGACCTCCTGGTCGGCTCCCTGGAGCGCATGCAGGCCCTGCGGGCGCGGGAGCTGACCCTGGCGCGCAAGGAGCCGTCCGGGGGAGAGGCCGGGGCGCATCCGGACGGCGAGGCGCGGTCGAGGGGAGAGCAAAGCGGCGACGGGCCGCGCAAGCAGCGCGCCAAGAAGATCAAGAACGACGTCTCCCGCATCACCCCGGCCATGTTCCAGGAGAAGTTCCACACCCGCTTCTTCGACTTCCAGCGCGGCTGGCGCGTGGCCAAGGCGCAGCGCAATCGCTTCATCTTGAAAAGCAGGCAGATCGGCGCCACGTGGTACTTCTCCCAGGAGTCTTTCGAGGACGCCTGCCTCGCTGGCGACAACCAGATCTTCCTCTCCGCCACGCGCGCGCAGTCCCGGGTTTTCCGGAACTACATCGTGCAGCTCGTGGGCGAGGCCTTCGACATCACGCTCACGGGCGACCCGCTCGTGCTGCACACGGCGAACGGCCCGGCCGAGCTGCATTTCCTGTCCAACAACTCGAAGAGCGCGCAGTCCTACCACGGCCACGTCTACATCGACGAGGCCTTCTGGATCATGCGCTTTCGGGAGCTGTTCAAGGTGGCCACGGGCATGGCCGCGCACAAGAAATGGCGGCGCACGCTCTTCTCCACGCCATCGGCCGTGACGCACGAGGCCTACGCTCTCTGGTCCGGGGCCGACTACCAGAAGCGCTTCGCCCGGCCCAAGCCATGGCCGGACGCGGCGGCGCACCGCCAGGGCGTCCTCTGTCCGGACACCTGGTGGCGGCAGATCGTGACCCTGGCCGACGCGGAGAAGGGCGGCTGCGACCTCTTCGACGCGAAGCAGCTCCGGCTCGAGTACACGCCCGAGGAGTTCCGCCAGCTCTTCGGCTGCGAGTTCATCGACGACACCATGGCCGTCTTCTCCCTGCCCCTGCTCGAAGGCTGCATGGCCGATCCCGCGGACTGGGACGACGTCCGACCGGGCGACGCCCACCCCGTGGGCAACCGGCCGGTCTGGGGCGGCTACGACCCGAGCCGCACGCGCGACGACGCGAGCTTCACTGTGGCCCTGCCGCCGCTCAAGTCCGGCGGTAAGGTTCGCGTGATCGAACGCCACAAGTGGGTGGGCAAGTCCTACCTCTGGCAGACTGAGCGCATCCGCGAGCTGTGCGCCAAGTACCGCTTCGCGCACCTCGGGATCGACACCACCGGGCCGGGCATAGGCGTCTACGAGCAGGTCAAGACTTTCTGCCCGCTGGCCATGCCCATCGTCTACTCGGTGCAGACCAAGGCGGCTCTTGTCCTCAAGGCGCTGGAGGTCATGGAACAGGGCCGTCTGGAGTGGGACGCGGCCGAGACGGGGATAGCCCACGCCTTCATGTGCGTGCGCAGAGTGGTAACGGGCAACGGACAGGTCACCTACGCCGCGAACCGCACGGCCGAGACAGGCCATGCGGACGAGGCCTGGAGCATCATGCACGCCCTGGCCGCCGAGCCGCTCGCCCGCATGACCGGGACGAGCGGCTGCACGGTGGCCATAGGCGGATAG
- the gpM gene encoding phage terminase small subunit gives MSLMRKHQQKVAAAAAAPAGQAIAPGARVLGTMPQGLMGGSKLAAMVTASLREDLDQLHGLASVERKADLKRDVLLPKYRDYVARLMADGKPHELLGWYLVWCFDAGRIEEALQVASWCMAHGQGLPEKFKSSLPLFVASQTLAWAEGEYNAARTFSPYLGQILADMEGDDASAWDVPDQVKAGFYRLIGLQAEKDGDLQAASGALERAMDLGAKVKTALEGVRKRLSRTDTTTPAPAASAPEDSGADKADEANG, from the coding sequence ATGAGCTTGATGCGCAAACACCAGCAGAAGGTGGCCGCCGCTGCCGCCGCGCCCGCCGGGCAGGCCATCGCCCCGGGGGCGCGGGTGCTCGGCACCATGCCCCAGGGCCTCATGGGCGGCAGCAAGCTCGCGGCCATGGTCACGGCCTCGCTTCGCGAGGACCTGGACCAGTTGCACGGCCTGGCCTCTGTGGAACGCAAGGCCGACCTCAAGCGCGACGTGCTCCTGCCCAAGTACCGCGACTACGTCGCCCGCCTCATGGCGGACGGCAAGCCGCACGAGCTGCTCGGCTGGTACCTCGTCTGGTGCTTCGACGCCGGGCGGATCGAGGAGGCCCTGCAGGTCGCCTCGTGGTGCATGGCGCACGGCCAGGGCCTGCCCGAGAAGTTCAAGTCCTCGCTGCCGCTCTTCGTGGCCAGCCAGACGCTGGCCTGGGCCGAGGGCGAATACAACGCCGCGCGGACCTTCTCGCCCTACCTGGGCCAGATCCTCGCGGACATGGAGGGCGACGACGCCTCCGCCTGGGACGTTCCCGACCAGGTCAAGGCCGGGTTCTACCGCCTGATCGGCCTCCAGGCCGAGAAGGACGGCGACCTCCAGGCCGCGTCCGGCGCCCTGGAACGAGCCATGGACCTCGGGGCCAAGGTCAAGACGGCCCTGGAGGGCGTGCGCAAGCGCCTGTCCCGTACCGACACCACCACGCCCGCACCCGCCGCGTCGGCTCCGGAGGATTCCGGGGCCGACAAGGCGGACGAGGCGAACGGATAG
- a CDS encoding GPO family capsid scaffolding protein translates to MPSMNKPALVTDFVKIGQSGKAIDGRDIAPQWLRDAAETYKQDTYTALIWPEHIRIQNYGKVVELRSDEKDGVVSLYARLAPNASYMLNNRFGQQLFTSMEVAPNFAGTGKAYLVGLGVTDSPASLGTDEIKFSTRKNASDSVFLPGVEFSFPSPEEDGEAPSWFTRFMERFTTTKEDTETMDQKQFDALTAQVDTLAASVKEIAGKVESLAAKPASDEAGTEATPGAGSEAKTEPGTAADGEKFAAIEAGLSKLGTQLDEISKRFEAARPGTTAPASSGPSGEQDPLY, encoded by the coding sequence ATGCCGTCCATGAACAAGCCCGCCCTCGTCACCGATTTCGTGAAGATCGGCCAGTCCGGCAAGGCCATCGACGGCCGGGACATCGCCCCGCAGTGGCTGCGCGACGCGGCCGAAACCTACAAGCAGGACACGTACACCGCCCTGATCTGGCCGGAGCACATCCGCATCCAGAACTACGGGAAGGTGGTTGAGCTGCGGTCTGACGAGAAGGACGGGGTCGTCTCCCTGTATGCGCGTCTGGCCCCCAACGCCTCCTACATGCTGAACAACAGGTTCGGGCAGCAGCTCTTCACCAGCATGGAGGTGGCCCCCAATTTCGCCGGGACCGGCAAGGCCTACCTCGTGGGCCTGGGCGTCACGGACTCGCCTGCCAGCCTCGGCACGGACGAGATCAAGTTTTCCACCCGCAAGAACGCCTCCGACAGCGTCTTCCTGCCCGGCGTCGAATTCTCCTTCCCCTCTCCGGAGGAGGACGGCGAGGCCCCGAGCTGGTTCACGCGCTTCATGGAGCGCTTCACAACCACCAAAGAGGACACGGAGACCATGGACCAGAAACAGTTCGATGCACTGACGGCCCAGGTCGATACCCTGGCCGCCTCCGTCAAGGAGATCGCGGGCAAGGTCGAATCCCTGGCCGCCAAGCCCGCCTCCGACGAGGCCGGAACCGAGGCCACACCCGGCGCCGGGAGCGAAGCGAAGACCGAACCCGGCACCGCGGCCGACGGCGAGAAGTTCGCGGCCATCGAGGCCGGTCTGTCCAAGCTGGGCACCCAGCTCGACGAGATCTCCAAGCGCTTCGAGGCCGCCCGCCCGGGCACGACCGCCCCCGCCAGCTCCGGCCCGTCCGGCGAGCAGGACCCCCTCTACTAG
- a CDS encoding Bro-N domain-containing protein — protein MTSSLTPFAFDDSLVRVRTDDAGNPWFVAKDVCNVLDLGNPSQAVSDLEDDEKNTISIADGNRGNPNMLIISESGLYSLVFRSRKPEARRFRKWVTAEVLPELRKTGSYQAGSGPASASLEDLHELVATWAMLAELPRQALLTQIYAQFGLTREEPPAGAVLDAARYVLARNADLLRKGRSVGLKAVRQYEAFTKGEEEEPALVTAFWQQFDLLNAEGGPEGQKPGWLNHSRSPALMAVNLPQFLRASQARGLYVFDAPELRRLLRASTPRKLVESNKAMYSAHTGKALKCWVFYLAPGPCPLMNLSSDTDDARPESQTEEADV, from the coding sequence ATGACAAGCAGCCTGACCCCCTTTGCCTTCGACGATTCCCTGGTCCGGGTGCGCACGGACGACGCGGGCAACCCGTGGTTCGTGGCCAAGGACGTGTGCAACGTCCTTGATCTCGGCAACCCTTCGCAGGCTGTCAGCGACCTGGAAGACGACGAGAAAAATACCATCAGCATTGCTGATGGAAATCGCGGTAATCCCAACATGCTCATCATCTCCGAGTCCGGCCTCTACTCCCTGGTCTTCCGTTCCCGGAAGCCGGAGGCGCGGCGCTTCCGGAAGTGGGTGACGGCGGAAGTCCTTCCCGAGCTGCGCAAGACGGGCAGCTATCAGGCCGGTTCCGGCCCGGCCTCGGCCAGCCTGGAGGATCTGCACGAGCTGGTGGCCACATGGGCCATGCTCGCGGAGCTGCCGCGCCAGGCGCTGCTCACGCAGATTTATGCGCAGTTCGGCCTCACGCGGGAGGAGCCGCCAGCAGGGGCCGTCCTGGACGCTGCGCGCTACGTGCTCGCCAGGAACGCGGACCTGCTGCGCAAGGGGCGCTCTGTCGGCCTCAAGGCCGTGCGGCAGTACGAGGCCTTCACCAAGGGAGAGGAGGAGGAACCGGCCCTGGTCACGGCCTTCTGGCAGCAATTCGACCTGTTGAACGCCGAGGGAGGGCCGGAGGGGCAGAAGCCCGGCTGGCTCAACCACTCCCGCTCCCCCGCGCTCATGGCCGTGAACCTGCCGCAGTTCCTGCGCGCCTCGCAGGCGCGCGGGCTCTACGTCTTCGACGCGCCCGAGCTGCGGCGCCTGCTGCGCGCCAGCACCCCGCGCAAGCTGGTGGAGAGCAACAAGGCCATGTACAGCGCGCACACGGGCAAGGCCCTCAAGTGCTGGGTCTTCTACCTCGCGCCTGGACCCTGCCCCCTGATGAACCTATCATCCGATACCGACGACGCGCGTCCTGAATCGCAAACGGAGGAGGCGGACGTATGA
- a CDS encoding phage major capsid protein, P2 family has product MRLDTRKLFAALLGRLASTYGVASVEQQFSIDPTVAQRLTDKIVEQATFLPKINVIQVDELKGQNILGYANAPVTGRTDTTQAGKERTPRNVVGLGSYGYELLQTNADVAMPYRLMDAWAKFADFMERYARYVQQRMGSDMELIGWYGTSASADTDPATYPLLQDVNKGWLQYLRDNLSGNVLSEGATPGEIRIGATGDWANLDVAVLDLQQGIPQYMRQGLVALIGSDLIAKEKSALYAAIGDKPTEKALVAAGMTTFGGLPWETPSNFPARGIVVTSYDNLSIYQQSGSWRRQVVDNPKKDQVEDYNCRNEGYVVETPEKMVALEFANVRLPDGAGGWE; this is encoded by the coding sequence ATGAGACTCGACACCCGCAAACTCTTCGCGGCCCTGCTCGGCCGCCTGGCCTCCACCTACGGCGTGGCCTCGGTGGAGCAGCAGTTCTCCATCGACCCGACCGTCGCCCAGCGCCTTACGGACAAGATCGTCGAGCAGGCCACCTTCCTGCCCAAGATCAACGTCATTCAGGTGGACGAGCTGAAGGGCCAGAACATCCTGGGCTACGCCAACGCGCCCGTCACCGGCCGCACCGACACCACCCAGGCCGGAAAGGAGCGCACCCCGCGCAACGTCGTGGGGCTCGGCAGCTACGGCTACGAGCTGCTCCAGACCAACGCCGACGTGGCCATGCCCTATCGCCTCATGGACGCCTGGGCGAAGTTCGCTGACTTCATGGAGCGCTACGCCCGCTACGTGCAGCAGCGCATGGGCAGCGACATGGAGCTGATCGGCTGGTACGGCACCTCGGCCTCCGCCGACACCGACCCCGCCACCTACCCGCTCCTGCAGGACGTGAACAAGGGCTGGCTGCAGTACCTGCGCGACAACCTGTCCGGGAACGTCCTGTCCGAGGGCGCGACCCCCGGCGAGATCCGCATCGGCGCGACCGGCGACTGGGCCAACCTGGACGTGGCCGTGCTCGACCTGCAGCAGGGCATCCCGCAGTACATGCGCCAGGGCCTGGTCGCCCTCATCGGAAGCGACCTGATCGCCAAGGAAAAGTCCGCCCTGTACGCCGCCATCGGCGACAAGCCCACGGAGAAGGCCCTCGTGGCCGCGGGCATGACCACCTTCGGCGGCCTGCCCTGGGAGACGCCCAGCAACTTCCCCGCTCGCGGCATCGTCGTCACCTCCTACGACAACCTCTCCATCTACCAGCAGTCCGGCTCCTGGCGCCGCCAGGTCGTGGACAACCCGAAGAAGGACCAGGTCGAGGACTACAACTGCCGCAACGAGGGCTACGTGGTCGAGACTCCGGAGAAGATGGTCGCCCTCGAGTTCGCCAACGTCCGCCTGCCCGACGGCGCGGGCGGCTGGGAGTAA
- a CDS encoding head completion/stabilization protein — MSFNALPDTASTATITGDGWYPDLAVAEFQSVYRLPAEFAEALVIDHLTLAMMWAARQLASWRAEREAEGMAALADIPYAGLSGGAVLVWKRAVYCHAKALLLGQFATMDRREAARNEAKEAPETADRYLAWAHDAIADLLGNGRIAVELV, encoded by the coding sequence ATGAGCTTCAACGCCCTGCCAGACACGGCCTCCACGGCCACCATCACCGGAGACGGCTGGTATCCCGACCTTGCCGTCGCTGAATTTCAGAGCGTCTACCGCCTGCCAGCGGAGTTCGCGGAAGCCCTCGTCATCGACCACCTGACCCTGGCCATGATGTGGGCTGCAAGGCAGCTCGCGTCCTGGCGCGCGGAGCGCGAGGCCGAGGGCATGGCCGCGCTGGCCGACATCCCCTATGCCGGACTCTCCGGCGGTGCGGTCCTGGTCTGGAAGCGCGCCGTGTACTGCCATGCCAAGGCCCTGCTGCTCGGCCAGTTCGCCACCATGGACCGCCGCGAGGCGGCCAGGAACGAGGCCAAGGAAGCGCCCGAGACGGCGGACAGGTATCTGGCCTGGGCGCACGACGCCATCGCCGACCTGCTCGGCAACGGGCGCATCGCCGTGGAGCTGGTCTGA
- a CDS encoding type II toxin-antitoxin system HicB family antitoxin yields the protein MELLSYGAAFVPVGDHRESPEKGTYRVIFPDLEKCGSVLAKSLGEAEQKAQKALSACLAEMRAKGEHIPKPRTMDEIVAQEERQYPRGTIFRSIDEKAK from the coding sequence ATGGAACTTCTCAGCTATGGCGCAGCCTTTGTCCCTGTAGGCGACCATCGGGAAAGTCCTGAAAAGGGAACGTACAGGGTCATCTTTCCCGATCTCGAAAAGTGCGGCAGCGTGCTTGCCAAGAGCCTCGGGGAGGCCGAGCAAAAGGCGCAAAAGGCGCTTTCAGCGTGTCTTGCTGAAATGCGCGCCAAAGGTGAACACATCCCTAAACCACGCACCATGGACGAGATCGTCGCGCAAGAGGAACGCCAGTATCCTCGTGGTACGATATTCCGATCAATAGACGAAAAAGCGAAGTAA
- a CDS encoding ogr/Delta-like zinc finger family protein produces the protein MRIICDRCKSKAIITTTRELTPQFRKLYCACTNPECGHTFVVNVEFSHTLSPSALDLPDTVRQALRSCSTPTQARQVLAG, from the coding sequence ATGCGGATCATCTGTGACCGGTGCAAGAGCAAGGCAATCATCACCACCACGCGCGAGCTGACGCCGCAGTTCCGCAAGCTCTACTGCGCCTGCACGAACCCGGAATGCGGCCACACCTTCGTAGTGAACGTCGAGTTCAGCCACACCCTTTCGCCCTCGGCGCTGGACCTGCCCGATACCGTGCGCCAAGCGCTCCGGTCCTGCTCCACCCCCACGCAGGCCCGGCAGGTGCTGGCCGGGTAG
- a CDS encoding DUF2586 domain-containing protein: MLGKVQINNLNLVQGALPAVEGYFLFIGRGAGVNEGALVTMNSETDLDGVLGADDSDLKANISAARLNAGQNWNGCVIPLAEGAAWADAVDFAMERTSVEAVVIVDPVTAVEEIEDMQAKAESIMARYMRPLFFIARSRAPLPTETWEQFLDAVRPLTLNVAADQVSPVATVWGPEIGTYAGRLANSSVTVADSPMRVATGALVGEWTTRPVDSSGRVLDMSVLDALDKARFSVPQWYPDYPGMYWGDGNVLDVPGGDFEVIENLRTVQKVMRRIYPLAVARVADRRINNTPASTAAAQTYFMRPLREMSKSRKILGEIFPGEVEPPKDGDIVISWPTKYQVEIYIAVRPYNCPKTITCNILLDLTNYG; this comes from the coding sequence ATGCTCGGAAAGGTACAGATCAACAATTTGAACCTCGTCCAGGGGGCTCTGCCCGCGGTCGAGGGCTACTTCCTGTTCATCGGGCGCGGGGCCGGGGTGAACGAGGGCGCGCTCGTGACCATGAACAGCGAGACGGACCTGGACGGCGTCCTCGGCGCCGACGACTCGGACCTGAAAGCCAACATCTCGGCCGCGCGCCTCAACGCCGGGCAGAACTGGAACGGCTGCGTCATCCCCCTGGCCGAGGGAGCCGCCTGGGCCGATGCCGTGGACTTCGCCATGGAGCGCACCTCGGTGGAAGCCGTCGTCATCGTGGACCCCGTGACCGCGGTCGAGGAGATCGAGGACATGCAGGCCAAGGCCGAAAGCATCATGGCCCGCTACATGCGCCCGCTGTTCTTCATCGCCCGGAGCCGCGCACCGCTGCCCACGGAGACCTGGGAGCAGTTCCTGGACGCCGTGCGGCCCCTGACCCTGAACGTGGCCGCCGACCAGGTCAGCCCCGTGGCCACGGTGTGGGGGCCGGAGATCGGCACCTACGCCGGACGCCTGGCCAACAGCTCCGTGACCGTGGCCGATTCGCCCATGCGCGTGGCCACCGGCGCCCTGGTGGGCGAGTGGACCACGCGCCCGGTCGATTCCTCCGGCCGCGTCCTGGACATGTCCGTGCTCGACGCCCTGGACAAGGCCCGCTTCTCCGTGCCGCAGTGGTACCCGGACTACCCCGGTATGTACTGGGGCGACGGCAACGTGCTCGACGTGCCCGGCGGCGACTTCGAGGTCATCGAGAACCTGCGCACCGTGCAGAAGGTCATGCGCCGCATCTACCCCCTGGCCGTGGCCAGGGTGGCCGACCGCCGCATCAACAACACCCCGGCCAGCACGGCCGCCGCGCAGACCTACTTCATGCGGCCCCTGCGCGAGATGTCCAAGAGCCGCAAGATCCTCGGCGAGATCTTCCCCGGCGAGGTGGAGCCGCCCAAGGACGGCGACATCGTCATCTCCTGGCCCACCAAATACCAGGTGGAGATCTACATCGCGGTCAGGCCCTACAACTGCCCCAAGACCATTACCTGCAACATTCTCCTCGATCTTACGAACTACGGGTAG
- a CDS encoding phage virion morphogenesis protein: MADAPMLTDWWDSSRSARLDEQLAALGGEIRDRMKYARRLAGYVRTQARRNIRRQETVDGGPFSPRKQARADRAMLAGLAKGMEVVSRSEAGGALVTWKSGFTAKIAFRHQRGVGEDWTPEKAEKVYGRPNYDKPCTRRQAQALVREGYRLMVPMKGGGRRPKRVTVTWLEKHFTLGHAGIVLRLMRTQKAQGKQSWRDTVPARTFLGVTSAEADKMCERLAKTVLGSVPR; the protein is encoded by the coding sequence GTGGCTGACGCGCCGATGCTCACCGACTGGTGGGATTCCTCCCGCTCCGCCCGCCTGGACGAGCAGCTCGCAGCCCTCGGCGGCGAGATCCGCGACCGCATGAAGTACGCCCGCAGACTCGCGGGCTACGTGCGCACCCAAGCGCGCCGCAACATCCGCCGCCAGGAGACGGTGGATGGAGGCCCCTTCTCCCCGCGCAAGCAGGCGCGGGCCGACCGCGCCATGCTGGCAGGATTGGCGAAGGGCATGGAAGTCGTCTCCCGCTCCGAGGCTGGCGGCGCCCTCGTGACCTGGAAGTCGGGGTTCACCGCGAAGATCGCCTTCCGCCACCAGCGTGGCGTGGGCGAGGACTGGACCCCGGAGAAGGCGGAGAAGGTCTACGGCCGCCCCAACTACGACAAGCCGTGCACCCGCAGGCAGGCCCAGGCCCTCGTCCGAGAGGGCTACCGCCTCATGGTGCCCATGAAGGGCGGCGGCAGACGCCCCAAGCGCGTCACCGTCACCTGGCTGGAGAAGCATTTCACCCTCGGCCATGCCGGTATCGTCCTGCGACTCATGCGCACCCAGAAGGCGCAGGGAAAGCAGTCCTGGCGCGACACCGTTCCGGCCAGAACCTTCCTCGGCGTCACCTCGGCAGAGGCCGACAAGATGTGCGAGCGCCTCGCTAAAACCGTGCTGGGCAGCGTGCCCAGGTAG
- a CDS encoding phage tail protein, translated as MRKIAALVAHLEAATGIKREQIHAYADKGNLSPSGRHLGFGGPDGTIEQIEIGVWKYDAVIQIERYAGDGPALLAIILGWLEDNDADREGLLDPEVDVELNDNLTCDFELACEFEEFISVVADEAGPGPIAFNGKRWRVAEPDITAADSLAGMEGHRG; from the coding sequence ATGCGCAAGATAGCCGCCCTTGTCGCCCACCTGGAGGCTGCCACCGGGATCAAGCGCGAGCAGATCCACGCCTACGCGGACAAGGGCAACCTTTCCCCCTCCGGCCGTCACCTCGGGTTCGGGGGGCCTGACGGCACCATCGAACAGATCGAAATCGGCGTCTGGAAGTACGACGCCGTTATCCAGATCGAGCGCTACGCCGGGGACGGCCCGGCGCTCCTGGCCATTATCCTCGGCTGGCTCGAGGACAACGACGCCGACCGGGAGGGCCTGCTCGACCCGGAAGTCGACGTCGAGCTCAACGACAACCTGACCTGCGACTTCGAGCTGGCCTGCGAGTTCGAGGAGTTCATTTCGGTCGTGGCCGACGAGGCCGGACCCGGCCCCATCGCCTTCAACGGCAAACGCTGGCGCGTCGCCGAGCCTGACATCACGGCGGCCGATTCCCTGGCGGGCATGGAGGGGCACCGTGGCTGA
- a CDS encoding type II toxin-antitoxin system HicB family antitoxin, producing the protein MHYIAAFHPAEEKAGAFTVTFPDLPGCITQGDTFTEAFAMAQEALEGFLDVMREDNDIIPEPSGFEEAMAKARAEAEEDGEPLAPGTIFQAVPVPPLDVPPVRFNVSMAPHVLYRIDRFAKAEGLTRSGFLANAARHYIKDLASEDAKDCPPAAH; encoded by the coding sequence ATGCACTACATCGCAGCATTCCACCCGGCGGAAGAGAAGGCGGGAGCCTTCACCGTGACCTTCCCCGACCTGCCCGGCTGCATCACCCAGGGAGACACCTTCACCGAGGCCTTCGCCATGGCGCAGGAGGCCCTGGAAGGGTTCCTCGACGTCATGCGCGAGGACAACGACATCATCCCCGAGCCCTCCGGGTTCGAGGAGGCCATGGCCAAGGCCAGGGCCGAGGCGGAAGAGGACGGGGAGCCGCTCGCTCCCGGGACCATCTTCCAGGCCGTGCCCGTGCCGCCGCTCGACGTGCCGCCTGTGCGCTTCAACGTCTCCATGGCGCCGCACGTCCTGTACCGGATAGACCGCTTCGCCAAGGCGGAGGGCCTGACCAGATCCGGCTTCCTCGCCAACGCGGCCCGCCACTACATCAAGGATCTGGCCTCGGAAGACGCCAAGGACTGCCCGCCTGCGGCCCACTGA